From one Xyrauchen texanus isolate HMW12.3.18 chromosome 17, RBS_HiC_50CHRs, whole genome shotgun sequence genomic stretch:
- the LOC127658236 gene encoding FXYD domain-containing ion transport regulator 6-like, with the protein MELSVTAVLLSYLAPALGSAFGREMPASTMDEIHEYDKPFHYDYESLRIGGMIFAVILFLMGIFLIISRKCRCKGNKSKPVGLDAEAARGAK; encoded by the exons ATGGAACTTTCTGTCACTGCTGTGCTGTTGTCCTATTTAGCACCAGCTCTGG gaTCAGCTTTTGGCAGGGAAATGCCAG CTTCCACAATGGATGAAATTCACG AGTATGACAAGCCATTTCATTATG ATTATGAATCTCTGAGGATTGGTGGTATGATCTTTGCTGTCATACTCTTCCTGATGGGGATCTTTCTCATTATCA GCCGGAAATGTCGCTGCAAAGGGAACAAATCAAA GCCAGTGGGACTTGATGCAGAGGCAGCCAGAG GTGCAAAATAA